Proteins encoded together in one Cellulomonas gilvus ATCC 13127 window:
- the tmk gene encoding dTMP kinase has product MTTPAAEPARGVFVSFEGGDGAGKSTQVRLLGEWLAARGREAVLTREPGGTELGRTLRDAVLHGEHVDARTEALLYATDRAHHVASLVRPALERGAVVVTDRYLDSSVAYQGTGRELGADEVERLSLWATGGLLPDVTVLLDLDPDVGRARLTGSPDRLESAGDDFHHRTRRAFLARAAADPARWLVLDATRPADELAHAVRERLAPLLDADAGRGAP; this is encoded by the coding sequence GTGACGACGCCTGCTGCCGAGCCTGCCCGCGGGGTCTTCGTCTCGTTCGAGGGCGGTGACGGCGCGGGCAAGTCCACGCAGGTCCGGCTGCTGGGCGAGTGGCTGGCCGCGCGCGGGCGCGAGGCGGTGCTCACGCGCGAGCCGGGCGGCACGGAGCTGGGCCGCACGCTGCGGGACGCGGTGCTGCACGGCGAGCACGTGGACGCGCGCACCGAGGCGCTGCTGTACGCGACCGACCGCGCGCACCACGTGGCCTCGCTCGTCCGCCCCGCGCTCGAGCGCGGCGCTGTGGTGGTCACCGACCGCTACCTGGACTCGTCGGTGGCCTACCAGGGCACGGGCCGTGAGCTGGGCGCCGACGAGGTCGAGCGTCTCTCGCTGTGGGCGACGGGCGGCCTGCTCCCGGACGTCACGGTCCTGCTGGACCTCGACCCCGACGTAGGGCGCGCCCGGCTCACGGGCTCGCCGGACCGGCTGGAGAGCGCGGGCGACGACTTCCACCACCGCACGCGCCGGGCGTTCCTGGCCCGCGCTGCCGCGGACCCCGCGCGGTGGCTGGTGCTGGACGCGACGCGCCCGGCCGACGAGCTCGCGCACGCGGTGCGCGAGCGGCTCGCGCCGCTGCTCGACGCCGATGCCGGCCGGGGCGCGCCATGA